The proteins below come from a single Periophthalmus magnuspinnatus isolate fPerMag1 chromosome 7, fPerMag1.2.pri, whole genome shotgun sequence genomic window:
- the igfbp6b gene encoding insulin-like growth factor-binding protein 6b, whose translation MPLSHVSAAVLLLIAHCGAWTGASRLGPFKLCPSCRDPLSSSRPTREHQSAGSTTALALGEPCGVYTLSCARGLRCVPPPRDHSPLQALLQGRGVCTKGSRTAPTDKPHPAGPHPSHGGDLDKAPCRRLLNSVLRGLELILFQSDRDIYIPNCDTRGFYRRKQCRSSKGMQRGHCWCVDEHGTPLPSRAPEEGALSCDAE comes from the exons ATGCCTCTCTCCCacgtctctgctgctgtgctgCTGCTGATCGCTCACTGCGGAGCCTGGACCGGGGCCAGCCGCCTGGGCCCCTTTAAGCTGTGCCCCTCCTGCAGGGACCCTCTGAGCTCCAGCCGGCCCACCCGCGAGCACCAGTCTGCGGGCAGCACCACGGCTCTGGCCCTGGGGGAGCCCTGTGGAGTCTACACTCTGAGCTGTGCCAGGGGTCTGCGCTGTGTGCCCCCTCCCAGGGACCACAGCCCTCTGCAGGCTCTGCTCCAGGGACGAGGCGTCTGCACCAAGGGCAGCCGGACCGCGCCCACCGACAAACCCCACCCTGCAG GCCCTCATCCTTCACACGGAGGTGATCTGGACAAA GCTCCGTGTCGCCGCCTCTTGAACAGCGTCCTGAGGGGTCTGGAGCTCATACTGTTCCAGTCAGACAGAGACATCTACATCCCCAACTGTGACACACGCGGCTTCTACCGCAGGAAACAG TGCCGCTCGTCAAAGGGCATGCAGCGCGGCCACTGCTGGTGTGTGGATGAGCACGGGACGCCGCTGCCCTCACGTGCTCCTGAAGAGGGCGCTCTATCGTGTGATGCAGAGTGA